One genomic segment of Myxococcales bacterium includes these proteins:
- a CDS encoding metal-dependent hydrolase yields the protein MADLHPPQRPLPEVRSPKMSSHGPVPRAWFADNAVATHLANGVGLLFPAGERFFVRSVRAYLGELKDETLVAHAKRFFGQEGRHAKEHDRVIALLREQGYNVTGFLQFYERVAYKLIERISPASLSLATTAACEHFTALLAEEALVSRSLDEAHPTMRELFLWHAAEEIEHRAVAFDVLSAVAPSYPLRLAGLFVATACLGGFWALATVSLLLQEEKPHRLAKDFLRMFGQEGVSSIFVRGIREYMKRDFHPLDRELDALAERYLEEAGYTQGAAATTTTTATTTATTTATGTGTSTGMAIEAFAEQGAA from the coding sequence ATGGCTGATCTGCATCCGCCGCAGCGTCCGCTCCCCGAAGTCCGCTCACCCAAGATGTCGAGCCACGGCCCCGTCCCGCGCGCTTGGTTCGCGGACAACGCCGTCGCCACGCACCTCGCCAACGGCGTGGGCCTCTTGTTCCCCGCCGGCGAGCGCTTCTTCGTTCGCTCCGTCCGCGCGTACCTGGGCGAGCTCAAGGACGAGACCCTCGTCGCGCACGCGAAGCGCTTCTTCGGGCAAGAGGGACGCCACGCGAAGGAGCACGACCGCGTCATCGCGCTCTTGCGCGAGCAGGGGTACAACGTGACTGGGTTCCTTCAGTTCTACGAGCGCGTCGCCTACAAGCTCATCGAGCGCATCTCGCCGGCATCGCTGAGCCTCGCCACGACGGCCGCGTGCGAGCACTTCACGGCGCTCTTGGCAGAAGAGGCGCTCGTGTCACGCTCCCTCGACGAGGCGCACCCGACGATGCGCGAGCTCTTCCTGTGGCACGCGGCCGAGGAGATCGAACACCGCGCCGTGGCCTTCGACGTGCTCTCCGCGGTGGCGCCGAGTTATCCGTTGCGACTCGCGGGGCTCTTCGTCGCGACGGCGTGCCTCGGAGGCTTTTGGGCTCTCGCGACCGTGTCGCTTCTGCTCCAAGAGGAGAAACCGCATCGCCTTGCGAAGGACTTCCTCCGGATGTTCGGGCAAGAGGGCGTCTCGTCGATCTTCGTGCGCGGCATTCGCGAATACATGAAGCGCGACTTTCATCCGCTCGACCGCGAGCTCGACGCGCTCGCGGAGAGGTACCTTGAGGAGGCGGGGTACACGCAAGGGGCAGCGGCGACCACGACCACGACCGCGACCACGACCGCGACCACGACCGCGACCGGGACCGGGACCTCGACCGGGATGGCCATCGAGGCGTTTGCGGAGCAAGGCGCCGCGTGA
- a CDS encoding sigma 54-interacting transcriptional regulator, whose product MPSVVILEEGTCVLGRDPPPGGVTLPLTSVSRVHVRVHRKADRVSVHDLGSRNGVFVRGERVDAAELRPGDDLRIGDAAFIFVADGARAFVGSRFDGVGETPFAHAPIACGPASRRVFEELVPIARSEIPVLVLGETGTGKELVAEAIHSASRRSGALRALNCAAIAPTLVESELFGFKKGAFTGAERDNPGIVKAAHGGTLFLDEVGDLPPEVQPKLLRLLESHEVAPVGAARTEIVDVRVVCATHADMEALVRSKRFRADLYARIRGHVVHLPPLRARKEDMVRLVTALLHRIGRAEAELSVAFMMALLRHDWPFNVRELFSVLRRAVALAPPGTVLDVAHLPDELLVPAASEGAKVTPATTDGEDKPPIPSPDELREALRRSGGNVAELARIFRRDRSLIHRWLKLHDIDPSSYRTE is encoded by the coding sequence ATGCCTTCCGTCGTCATTCTCGAAGAAGGCACCTGCGTCTTGGGACGCGACCCGCCACCGGGCGGAGTCACGTTGCCGCTGACGTCGGTCTCTCGCGTGCACGTTCGGGTGCATCGGAAGGCCGACCGGGTGTCGGTGCACGATCTCGGGAGTCGGAATGGCGTCTTCGTGCGCGGTGAGCGCGTCGATGCGGCGGAGCTGCGGCCCGGGGACGATCTCCGCATCGGTGATGCGGCCTTCATTTTTGTGGCCGACGGCGCCCGCGCGTTCGTGGGCTCTCGCTTCGACGGCGTCGGCGAGACGCCGTTCGCGCACGCACCAATCGCCTGCGGGCCGGCGAGCCGAAGGGTCTTCGAGGAGCTTGTTCCCATCGCTCGCTCGGAGATCCCCGTCCTCGTGTTAGGCGAGACGGGAACGGGCAAGGAGCTGGTCGCCGAAGCCATTCATTCGGCGAGCCGTCGGAGCGGCGCCCTCCGCGCGCTCAACTGCGCTGCGATCGCGCCGACGCTCGTCGAGAGCGAGCTGTTCGGATTCAAGAAGGGAGCCTTCACAGGCGCGGAGCGTGACAATCCGGGCATCGTGAAGGCCGCTCACGGCGGAACGCTCTTCTTGGATGAGGTTGGCGACTTGCCACCGGAGGTCCAGCCAAAGCTCTTGCGCCTGCTCGAGTCTCATGAGGTCGCGCCCGTGGGCGCCGCGCGAACCGAGATCGTCGACGTTCGCGTCGTCTGCGCCACGCACGCCGACATGGAGGCGCTGGTTCGCAGCAAGCGCTTCCGCGCGGACCTCTACGCGCGCATTCGTGGACACGTGGTCCACCTTCCGCCGCTTCGCGCGCGCAAGGAGGACATGGTTCGCCTCGTCACGGCGCTCCTTCATCGTATCGGTCGCGCCGAAGCCGAACTCTCCGTAGCCTTCATGATGGCGCTGCTCCGCCACGACTGGCCCTTCAACGTTCGTGAGCTCTTCTCCGTCTTACGGCGAGCGGTAGCTTTGGCGCCGCCCGGCACCGTGCTCGATGTCGCCCACTTGCCTGACGAGCTGTTGGTGCCCGCGGCCTCCGAGGGGGCGAAGGTGACTCCCGCGACGACCGACGGCGAGGACAAGCCGCCGATCCCCTCTCCCGACGAGCTGCGTGAGGCGCTCCGGCGCTCCGGTGGCAACGTCGCGGAGCTGGCGCGCATCTTTCGTCGCGATCGCTCGCTCATCCATCGCTGGCTCAAGCTTCACGACATCGATCCGTCGTCCTACCGCACCGAATAA
- a CDS encoding S1 family peptidase, with the protein MASRSPSPSPRVAPRSLTLRAATRVTRTQQAIIGGALDTTHAAVVTLRSAPSGGGFFECSGTLVKIDPATGVGWVLTAGHCLSNWKPQTVLLGEDPEAPSTRRFSVLDGKTNYTGKPEVGAHDVAIVRILGVDATTPFVPLATASDGLSVGTSVVSVGYGRTTASGPDPAKQARRNITRNVSALGADFLRYEMSDGGVCSGDSGGPVILGTGASARVVGVHSFVEPDCLGVGTSVRVSGELVFLDAELAAPLPAMDTCRVCASRAESGDNTCAKRRDACVADKDCKALLDCRSACGSQACADQCANKHEAGAGPYLAFQSCSCQDACATECRDVAGCKSLPACGRALLKDSACDTCGGASCCAERRALSFESVGARCVANPSDPSCAASSGGKGYAACLERSCAAACGIAAPAAAAPAASVDGGATSQAPATADASDGGCAVAGRSTPGGLWPLAVAMLARLGRRRRAAAQGLLPPAGRRRADRLDNRAHVVVGGGAFMRPRARAHSPLVGRWIVRGCSCGLRAATVVFRRSAGRDPGGATLGMFLDGEAA; encoded by the coding sequence TTGGCCTCGCGGTCACCCTCACCCTCACCGCGGGTTGCTCCTCGCTCGCTGACGCTCCGAGCGGCGACGCGCGTCACGCGCACCCAGCAGGCCATCATCGGTGGCGCACTCGACACGACGCACGCCGCCGTGGTGACGCTGCGCTCGGCGCCTTCGGGCGGCGGCTTCTTCGAATGCAGCGGAACGCTCGTGAAGATTGATCCGGCCACCGGCGTCGGCTGGGTCCTTACGGCGGGCCACTGCCTCTCGAACTGGAAGCCCCAGACGGTGCTCCTTGGAGAGGATCCGGAGGCGCCCTCGACGCGGCGATTCTCCGTGCTCGACGGGAAGACGAACTACACAGGGAAGCCGGAGGTTGGCGCCCACGACGTCGCGATCGTGCGCATCCTAGGCGTCGACGCAACGACGCCCTTCGTGCCGCTCGCCACCGCGAGCGACGGCCTCTCGGTCGGCACGAGCGTCGTGAGCGTCGGCTACGGCCGCACCACCGCGAGCGGCCCCGACCCGGCCAAACAAGCGCGCCGCAACATCACGCGCAACGTCTCGGCCCTGGGCGCTGACTTCCTCCGCTACGAGATGAGCGACGGTGGCGTCTGCTCCGGCGACAGCGGTGGCCCGGTCATCCTGGGCACGGGCGCGAGCGCGCGCGTCGTGGGCGTGCACTCGTTCGTCGAGCCCGACTGCCTTGGCGTTGGCACGAGCGTTCGCGTGTCAGGCGAGCTCGTTTTCCTCGATGCCGAGCTTGCGGCGCCGCTCCCCGCGATGGACACGTGCCGCGTTTGCGCGAGCCGCGCCGAGTCTGGCGACAACACCTGCGCGAAGCGAAGAGACGCCTGCGTCGCCGACAAGGACTGCAAGGCGCTGCTGGATTGCCGGTCGGCGTGCGGCTCGCAAGCATGCGCCGATCAGTGCGCCAACAAGCACGAGGCGGGCGCTGGCCCGTACCTCGCGTTCCAGAGTTGCTCGTGCCAAGACGCCTGCGCCACCGAGTGCCGCGACGTGGCCGGGTGCAAGAGTCTGCCGGCGTGCGGAAGGGCGCTGCTGAAGGACAGCGCGTGCGACACGTGCGGTGGAGCGAGCTGCTGCGCCGAGCGGCGCGCGCTGTCGTTCGAGTCCGTCGGCGCGCGTTGCGTCGCGAACCCGAGCGACCCTTCTTGCGCCGCGAGCTCCGGCGGCAAGGGCTACGCGGCCTGCCTTGAGCGAAGCTGCGCGGCCGCGTGCGGCATCGCGGCACCGGCGGCGGCGGCGCCCGCTGCGTCGGTCGATGGGGGCGCCACGTCGCAGGCGCCAGCCACAGCGGACGCGAGCGACGGCGGTTGCGCCGTCGCGGGTCGTTCGACGCCGGGAGGCCTGTGGCCGCTCGCCGTCGCGATGCTCGCCCGCCTTGGTCGACGAAGGCGGGCGGCCGCTCAGGGCTTGCTGCCGCCGGCGGGCCGGCGGCGCGCCGATAGGCTCGATAACAGGGCGCACGTTGTAGTCGGCGGCGGCGCGTTCATGCGCCCTCGGGCCCGAGCGCACAGTCCGCTGGTGGGGCGATGGATCGTTCGCGGCTGCTCCTGCGGCTTGAGAGCCGCAACTGTGGTGTTCCGCCGCAGTGCGGGCCGCGATCCGGGCGGCGCGACGCTTGGCATGTTCCTCGATGGGGAGGCTGCATGA
- a CDS encoding TetR/AcrR family transcriptional regulator gives MPRPSPKRSKKTTASRKATSAAAPASVRTRLDVDERRAQLVVLAVQAFSDRAYDEVSIDALSEAAHISKGLLYHYFPSKRDLYAAALKHTAEELLQATALVEALPPIERLHRGLETYLDFVARRGPAYVALMRGGIGSDPSIASILEATRRAFLSRVVAGIEEDFPDLGIGPVEEAKLAPVLHAGLRGWIGFVEAGSVDWVESHASSSASERAASRQALVMLFSTVLGEVLRLAPPR, from the coding sequence GTGCCGCGACCCTCGCCGAAGCGCTCCAAGAAGACGACGGCTAGCCGGAAGGCCACGTCGGCGGCGGCGCCGGCGTCCGTGCGCACCCGGCTCGACGTCGATGAGCGGCGCGCGCAGCTCGTGGTTCTGGCCGTGCAGGCGTTCAGCGACCGGGCCTACGACGAGGTGTCCATCGACGCCCTCAGCGAGGCGGCGCACATCTCGAAGGGCCTCCTCTACCACTACTTTCCGTCGAAACGAGACCTCTACGCCGCGGCCCTCAAGCACACCGCCGAGGAGCTTCTCCAGGCGACGGCGCTGGTCGAGGCGCTCCCTCCCATTGAGCGGCTCCACCGCGGTCTCGAGACATACCTCGACTTCGTGGCGCGCCGCGGGCCTGCGTACGTGGCCTTGATGCGCGGCGGCATCGGCTCCGATCCGAGCATCGCTTCGATCCTCGAAGCGACCCGGCGTGCGTTTCTGTCCCGCGTGGTCGCCGGCATCGAGGAAGACTTCCCCGATCTCGGCATCGGCCCCGTCGAGGAGGCGAAGCTCGCGCCGGTGCTGCACGCGGGCTTGCGCGGTTGGATCGGCTTCGTCGAAGCGGGCTCCGTCGACTGGGTCGAGTCGCACGCGTCCTCTTCCGCGAGCGAGCGCGCAGCCTCTCGGCAAGCGCTCGTCATGCTCTTCAGCACCGTGCTCGGCGAGGTGCTCAGGCTCGCGCCTCCGCGCTGA
- a CDS encoding NAD(P)/FAD-dependent oxidoreductase, producing MIVDVAIVGGGFAGLGLATLLAREGSSFLVLEAKSEPGGVWRDNHYPGVACDIESQLYSYSFSPNPDWSRTYAPQQEIFAYLRRHAEALGDRLWTGAPVTAATWEPAQRRWRIETSMERVVYARALVSASGLAFHQPVVPELPGLSSFRGATFHSARWDHSVSLEARRVAVIGTGASAIQIVPAIAPKVASLTVFQRTAPWIVPRGDREVPTALKALFRRAPATQRALRAAFFARHELLSVALTRKPELMRYVERATLKELHRAVRDPELRDKLTPRYRMGCKRILLSDDYYEALTRPNVNVTTCAIVEVTASGLRTSDGAHHELDAIVFATGFEAANASPPFAARGPRATWDDLWKEDPSAYLGTTIRGLPNFFLLVGPNTGLGHNSMIAMMEAQFRYLRGAFAALDEVGSIELRESAQRQYNDWLERRLARTVWASGCQSWYLSKSGRNTTMWPGSVLEFRHRTRRFDLENYETVA from the coding sequence GTGATCGTTGACGTCGCCATTGTTGGCGGCGGCTTCGCGGGCCTGGGGCTCGCGACGCTCCTCGCGCGCGAGGGGAGCTCGTTCTTGGTGCTCGAGGCGAAGAGCGAGCCGGGCGGCGTGTGGCGCGACAACCACTACCCGGGCGTCGCTTGCGACATCGAGTCGCAGCTCTATTCCTATTCGTTTTCGCCGAACCCGGATTGGTCGCGAACGTACGCGCCGCAGCAGGAGATCTTCGCGTACCTGCGTCGCCACGCCGAAGCGCTCGGCGACCGCCTGTGGACGGGGGCGCCGGTCACCGCGGCAACGTGGGAACCGGCTCAACGACGCTGGCGCATCGAGACAAGCATGGAGCGCGTCGTCTACGCGCGCGCGCTCGTGTCGGCGTCGGGCCTCGCGTTCCACCAGCCGGTCGTGCCCGAGCTCCCGGGCCTCTCGTCGTTTCGCGGCGCGACCTTCCACTCGGCGCGGTGGGATCACAGCGTGTCATTGGAGGCCCGGCGCGTGGCCGTCATTGGCACGGGCGCGAGCGCCATCCAGATCGTCCCCGCCATCGCGCCGAAGGTCGCGTCGTTGACGGTCTTCCAGCGCACGGCTCCATGGATCGTGCCGCGCGGCGATCGCGAGGTACCCACCGCGCTCAAGGCGCTCTTTCGACGCGCGCCCGCGACGCAGCGCGCGCTTCGAGCCGCGTTCTTTGCGCGGCACGAGCTTCTGTCGGTCGCGCTCACGCGGAAGCCCGAGCTCATGCGCTACGTGGAGCGCGCGACGCTGAAGGAGCTTCATCGCGCCGTGCGCGATCCGGAGCTACGCGACAAGCTCACGCCGCGCTACCGCATGGGCTGCAAGCGGATCCTGCTCTCCGACGACTACTACGAGGCGCTCACGCGACCGAACGTGAACGTCACAACGTGCGCCATCGTGGAGGTCACGGCTTCGGGGCTGCGTACGAGCGACGGCGCGCATCACGAGCTCGACGCCATCGTCTTCGCGACGGGCTTCGAGGCGGCGAACGCGTCGCCTCCCTTCGCGGCGCGAGGCCCACGCGCCACATGGGACGACCTTTGGAAGGAGGACCCTTCCGCCTACCTGGGCACGACGATCCGAGGCCTGCCGAACTTCTTTCTCCTCGTGGGCCCCAACACGGGCCTCGGGCACAACTCGATGATCGCGATGATGGAGGCGCAGTTTCGCTACCTCCGCGGCGCCTTCGCAGCGCTCGACGAGGTGGGCTCCATCGAGCTCCGTGAGAGTGCGCAACGCCAATACAACGATTGGCTCGAGCGGCGCCTCGCGCGCACCGTTTGGGCGTCAGGCTGCCAGAGTTGGTACCTGAGCAAGAGCGGCCGCAACACCACCATGTGGCCCGGCTCGGTGCTCGAGTTCCGCCACCGCACGAGGCGCTTCGACCTCGAGAACTACGAGACCGTCGCCTAG
- a CDS encoding serine/threonine protein kinase, which translates to MPSSGSTPLLPATSRYELLHKIAAGGMATVYVGRLSAAAGTRRLFAVKRAHTHLADDATYRKLFVAEARLASRLHHPNVVAVQDVEDLDGELLLVMDYVEGASLAELVPLSDDATTRARLAVRIVLDAAHGLHAAHELKDDRGRSLDVVHRDVTPHNVLVGKDGIARVTDFGVAKSLSNTGPGTLTGGLKGKLAYMAPEYVERGVVDRRIDVFGLGIVLWEALTGERLFQGVNEGSTLAAVLRCSVKAPSAVAAGVPAELDEVVLRALARDPEERPASARAFAEQLEQAVRAYADGLASHDEVADAVEARAGDLLRTRRDLLRSLDVTKDEFVPPERTETRAGPANQPTKQDDKKQTLTLDGAAAVAVPKAAHAPSNSRWLALAALVAASSLAAGFRLFSREPGAPTPSSAPSQSTVLVPLGLRAQDGSATAAVVSDVPPKDPTAIAASSAKELKAPRRQPPRAIVRPIAPAAAVDAGTQAKDGDKAPPNPYRGDAGNG; encoded by the coding sequence TTGCCTAGCTCAGGTTCCACGCCGCTTTTGCCAGCGACGTCACGCTACGAGCTTCTCCACAAGATCGCGGCCGGCGGCATGGCAACCGTCTACGTCGGGCGGCTTTCGGCGGCCGCCGGCACGCGGCGCCTGTTCGCCGTGAAGCGGGCGCACACGCATCTGGCCGACGACGCGACCTATCGCAAACTTTTCGTGGCCGAGGCTCGACTCGCGTCGCGGCTTCACCATCCGAACGTCGTGGCCGTGCAAGACGTAGAGGACCTCGATGGCGAGCTTCTGCTCGTGATGGATTATGTCGAGGGCGCGTCGCTGGCCGAGCTCGTTCCTTTGAGTGACGACGCCACGACCCGCGCACGGCTCGCGGTGCGCATCGTCCTAGACGCGGCCCACGGCCTTCACGCGGCCCACGAGCTCAAAGATGATCGCGGCCGCTCGCTCGACGTCGTGCATCGCGATGTGACGCCACACAACGTTCTGGTGGGCAAAGACGGCATCGCGCGCGTGACGGACTTCGGTGTCGCGAAGAGCCTGTCAAACACGGGCCCGGGCACCCTGACGGGAGGGCTCAAGGGCAAGCTCGCGTACATGGCGCCGGAATACGTGGAACGCGGCGTTGTCGACCGGCGCATCGACGTTTTCGGGCTCGGCATCGTCTTGTGGGAGGCACTGACCGGTGAGCGGCTGTTTCAAGGAGTCAACGAAGGCTCGACGCTGGCGGCGGTCCTTCGGTGCAGCGTCAAGGCACCGAGCGCCGTCGCGGCGGGCGTCCCGGCCGAACTCGACGAGGTTGTGCTTCGCGCCCTCGCGAGGGATCCCGAGGAACGCCCCGCCTCGGCACGGGCGTTTGCCGAACAACTCGAACAAGCGGTGCGCGCCTATGCGGACGGGCTTGCCAGCCACGACGAGGTAGCCGACGCCGTCGAGGCGCGCGCGGGTGATCTTCTGCGCACACGACGCGACCTGCTCCGATCGCTGGACGTCACGAAAGACGAGTTCGTGCCGCCTGAGCGCACCGAAACGCGCGCCGGCCCAGCCAACCAGCCGACCAAGCAAGACGACAAGAAGCAGACCCTGACGCTCGATGGCGCCGCCGCCGTGGCGGTGCCAAAGGCCGCTCATGCGCCATCAAACTCCCGTTGGCTCGCGTTGGCGGCGCTCGTGGCCGCGTCGTCGTTGGCGGCTGGCTTCAGGCTCTTCTCGCGAGAGCCCGGAGCACCGACGCCCTCGTCGGCACCAAGCCAGAGCACCGTGCTGGTCCCCCTCGGACTTCGAGCGCAGGACGGCAGCGCGACGGCGGCTGTGGTTAGCGACGTGCCGCCCAAAGACCCGACGGCCATTGCCGCGTCGAGCGCCAAGGAGCTGAAAGCGCCTCGACGGCAACCGCCTCGAGCCATCGTTCGACCCATCGCCCCGGCGGCTGCAGTCGACGCGGGCACCCAGGCGAAGGACGGCGACAAGGCGCCGCCGAACCCGTACCGAGGCGACGCCGGGAACGGATAG
- a CDS encoding sigma 54-dependent Fis family transcriptional regulator, producing the protein MSAARGEPPDGAPQVAVSSAEGRNNSGPSLMVAKPGASTQTILRGQVSRRPLAMRVRVEGVRARPVGVRLKDDKVVVGSQPPCDLVLADSTVSRKHVELELVPEGVRVTDLGSHNGTYYLGQRIERAILGPGAAVAVGGATLTFELDDPSLGGFALVEQDSFRGMLGTSLLMRQVFALLLRLEGSLVPTLVTGESGVGKELAALALHGGSTRQAGPFIAVNCAAIPAGLIQSELFGHRRGAFTGATESRKGAFECADGGTLFLDEIGELPLDLQPMLLRALETGFIQPLGEPSTRRVEVRLVTATNRDLAAEMKAGRFREDLYFRIAAVTVALPALRDRPEDIPLLARAFARQGGAMDLPQPVILELTKRAWPGNVRELRHAVLAYLALGELPSEEAPRLARLDAALLDVIDAARPYAEQKDAVTDRMTRLYLAKVLESTGFNQSAAARVSGLDRTYLGRLLAKHGLGKS; encoded by the coding sequence ATGAGCGCAGCGCGCGGCGAGCCGCCCGATGGCGCGCCGCAAGTTGCGGTAAGCTCCGCCGAGGGGCGCAATAACAGCGGCCCGAGCCTCATGGTCGCAAAGCCCGGCGCGAGCACGCAAACGATCCTGCGCGGCCAAGTCTCGCGCCGCCCTCTCGCCATGCGAGTGCGGGTGGAGGGCGTTCGTGCGAGGCCCGTGGGGGTGCGGCTCAAGGATGACAAGGTCGTCGTAGGCTCGCAACCGCCCTGCGACCTCGTGCTTGCCGACAGCACCGTGTCGCGCAAACACGTCGAACTCGAGTTGGTGCCGGAGGGTGTCCGCGTCACCGATCTCGGGAGTCACAACGGGACCTACTATTTGGGGCAGCGGATCGAGCGCGCCATCTTGGGCCCGGGCGCCGCCGTCGCCGTCGGGGGAGCGACCTTGACGTTCGAGCTTGACGACCCGTCGCTCGGCGGCTTCGCGCTCGTCGAACAAGACTCCTTCCGCGGCATGTTGGGAACGTCCTTGCTGATGCGACAGGTCTTCGCGCTCTTGTTGCGACTGGAGGGCTCGCTGGTTCCGACGTTGGTGACCGGCGAATCGGGCGTCGGCAAAGAGCTAGCTGCGTTGGCGCTTCACGGCGGATCCACCCGACAGGCCGGGCCGTTCATCGCGGTCAATTGCGCGGCGATCCCCGCAGGCCTCATCCAGAGTGAGCTGTTCGGACACCGCCGCGGCGCGTTTACTGGTGCCACCGAGAGCCGCAAGGGGGCCTTCGAGTGCGCCGACGGCGGGACGCTCTTCTTGGACGAGATCGGCGAGCTGCCGCTCGACCTTCAGCCGATGTTGCTCCGCGCCCTCGAGACGGGATTCATTCAGCCGCTCGGTGAGCCTTCGACTCGGCGCGTCGAGGTGCGCCTCGTCACGGCCACGAACCGCGACCTGGCAGCCGAAATGAAGGCGGGCCGATTCCGCGAAGACCTCTACTTCCGCATCGCCGCCGTCACCGTAGCGTTGCCAGCCCTGCGTGATCGCCCTGAGGACATTCCGCTCTTGGCCCGGGCCTTCGCCCGGCAGGGCGGCGCCATGGACTTGCCTCAGCCGGTCATTTTGGAGCTTACGAAGCGCGCGTGGCCGGGGAACGTCCGCGAGCTGCGCCATGCGGTGCTGGCCTACCTGGCCTTGGGTGAGCTTCCCTCAGAGGAGGCGCCGCGGCTCGCACGACTCGACGCAGCGCTCCTCGATGTCATCGACGCGGCACGCCCGTATGCGGAACAAAAAGACGCCGTCACCGATCGCATGACGCGGCTCTACCTCGCGAAGGTCCTCGAGAGCACGGGCTTCAACCAGTCCGCGGCGGCACGGGTTTCCGGCCTCGACCGCACCTACCTCGGTCGCCTGCTTGCCAAACACGGTCTCGGAAAGTCGTAG
- a CDS encoding SH3 domain-containing protein: MLKFGPSVLVIAMLLPGCGAAPADGDEGVTDEAALTATEVVTAGATLRVTASRLNLRNEAELSADVVAVLRQNDRVTAVTTSGEDGWVNVKSQGGDQGWVFGKYLARVSGAPSPSPNPSPNPSPNPAPSGGTCAPSRADGAVHRYQKALHDAIAYAEGTRDYSKDGYNVMFSHRTFASCQTHPNVCIAFGSSCSTAAGRYQFLTTTWNTVKRAAGLPSFEPENQERGAAYLVSTTRRVTIPTARPMTATEFSNAMSKLSYEWASLPPGRYGQPSKSMSQVRNLYCSVAGC, encoded by the coding sequence ATGCTGAAGTTCGGGCCGTCGGTGCTGGTCATTGCGATGCTCCTCCCCGGCTGCGGCGCCGCGCCTGCCGACGGGGACGAGGGCGTGACCGACGAAGCGGCACTGACGGCCACGGAGGTCGTGACGGCCGGAGCCACGCTGCGCGTCACCGCGTCGCGCCTGAACTTGCGAAACGAAGCGGAGCTCAGCGCCGATGTGGTCGCCGTGCTGCGGCAAAACGATCGCGTGACGGCGGTCACCACCAGCGGCGAAGACGGCTGGGTCAACGTCAAGTCGCAGGGCGGCGACCAGGGTTGGGTCTTCGGCAAGTACCTCGCTCGCGTGAGCGGCGCGCCGAGCCCCTCCCCGAACCCATCGCCGAATCCCTCACCGAACCCGGCGCCCAGCGGCGGAACGTGCGCACCCTCGCGCGCGGACGGCGCGGTGCACCGCTACCAGAAGGCCCTTCACGACGCCATCGCCTACGCCGAAGGCACGCGCGACTACTCGAAGGACGGCTACAACGTCATGTTCTCGCACCGCACGTTCGCGAGCTGCCAGACGCATCCGAACGTGTGCATCGCCTTCGGCAGCAGCTGCTCAACGGCAGCCGGGCGCTACCAGTTCCTGACGACGACGTGGAACACCGTGAAGCGCGCCGCCGGCCTGCCGAGCTTCGAGCCGGAGAACCAAGAGCGCGGCGCCGCGTACCTCGTCTCCACGACCAGGCGCGTGACCATCCCGACGGCGCGTCCGATGACGGCCACGGAGTTCTCCAACGCGATGTCGAAGCTCTCGTACGAGTGGGCCTCGTTGCCGCCGGGTCGCTACGGTCAGCCCTCCAAGTCGATGAGCCAGGTTCGCAACCTCTACTGCAGCGTCGCGGGCTGCTAA